The following are encoded together in the Acinetobacter radioresistens DSM 6976 = NBRC 102413 = CIP 103788 genome:
- the fdxA gene encoding ferredoxin FdxA gives MTFVVTENCIKCKYQDCVEVCPVDCFYEGPNFLVINPDECIDCALCEPECPANAIFSEDELPEGQEVFIELNADLSQKWPNITQIGEQPADREEWNGKPDKLQYLEK, from the coding sequence ATGACCTTTGTTGTCACTGAAAACTGTATTAAATGTAAATATCAAGACTGTGTAGAAGTTTGCCCGGTAGACTGCTTCTATGAAGGTCCGAATTTCCTGGTTATTAATCCTGATGAATGTATTGACTGTGCTCTGTGTGAACCAGAATGCCCAGCTAATGCAATTTTCTCTGAGGATGAACTTCCAGAAGGTCAGGAAGTGTTTATCGAACTTAATGCAGACCTTTCACAAAAATGGCCAAACATTACTCAAATTGGTGAACAGCCAGCAGACCGTGAAGAGTGGAATGGCAAACCGGACAAGCTCCAGTATCTTGAGAAATAA
- a CDS encoding D-Ala-D-Ala carboxypeptidase family metallohydrolase: protein MKHLLKGIMAIGIMPLVMSGCVTAPQQGNMAHPQGKRIFIPQERVIIERPIPPKVVPNSYQTWLASGDNLRRVREYEQFLERNNVGNIIPSFELMRTARDWQKCGRSQYAIPNRELWNNQLATIRIFKYLVASKILTDFEVTSVYRDLPLNQCAGGANSSRHLFNSAIDFRIGPEFPQPEDYAFIENTKFKLCQFWSQHGQSFNMGLGLYASGQIHIDTHGYRTWGPDLTRNSSMCHF, encoded by the coding sequence ATGAAGCATTTATTGAAAGGTATAATGGCAATTGGCATTATGCCTTTGGTGATGAGTGGTTGTGTTACTGCGCCGCAACAAGGCAATATGGCCCATCCACAAGGAAAACGTATTTTTATACCACAGGAACGCGTGATTATTGAACGTCCGATTCCACCTAAAGTTGTTCCTAATTCTTACCAAACCTGGCTTGCTTCAGGCGATAATCTTAGACGTGTGCGCGAGTATGAACAGTTTCTGGAACGCAATAACGTCGGCAATATTATCCCCAGCTTTGAACTCATGCGTACTGCCCGTGACTGGCAAAAATGTGGCCGCTCACAATATGCCATCCCAAATCGTGAATTATGGAATAACCAGCTGGCAACCATACGTATATTTAAATACCTGGTAGCGTCTAAAATTCTGACCGATTTTGAAGTGACTTCAGTCTATCGGGATTTACCTTTAAATCAATGTGCTGGTGGGGCCAATTCTTCACGCCATTTGTTCAATTCAGCTATAGATTTTCGTATAGGGCCAGAGTTTCCTCAACCTGAAGATTATGCTTTCATTGAAAATACCAAATTTAAATTATGCCAATTCTGGTCTCAGCATGGGCAAAGCTTTAATATGGGTCTTGGCCTGTATGCCTCTGGACAAATTCACATTGATACTCATGGTTACCGTACTTGGGGACCAGATCTGACCCGTAACAGTTCAATGTGTCATTTCTAA